The segment CAAACTGGCCCAGACCTCACTCTTTAtcgaagaaaagaaaaagagaagcaCGTTTATTAGAATATATAGTTCCACTTGTCAAAAAGGTTGATCAGAATATAAAGTTACTATATTGTCTTAtgctactattttttttatttttttttgagaaggtaacgATTTGTATTATAAACCAGTACTTATGTAGTACTGAAAGTCCCTTTACAAAAACGTATGAAAATCTAGGAACAAAAACAGCAAGCCTAGCATGATTCTAATACTTCTAGGATTGCTTTTGCATCTACAGGGGAACTCTTtgtacaccaaaaacataataaCAGAATACAATCTGTTTTGATCATTTGTAGGGATCTGCTTCTATCCTCAAAGCTTCTAGCATTCCTTTCTCTCCAAATGGTCCACCAGATGCATGCTGGAATTGTCCTCCGATAACTTCTGTTCTTTGCCTCAATTCCTGCTTCCTCCCAACTTGAGAGAGTGTCAATAATCTTGCTAGGCATTGTCCATTGAATGCCTCTGAGATTGATGAAAATCTTCCACAGTTGATCAGTGATTTTGCAATGTAAGAACAAATGCCTAACTGTCTCAGCTGCCTCCCCACATAAACAACAATGTGTCACCAGAATGCTGTTTCGTTTCCTCAGATTCTCATGTGTTAGTACTGCCTCCTTTGCTAGCAGCCAAGTGAAGCATGCCACCTTGAGTGGAATTTTGGTTTTCTAGATTTGTCTCCAAGACCAATTGAGGGTTAGAGGAGCCCTGTTCATGACCTTGTAACCTGAGCTCACTTTGTATCTTCCTTTGTTGTGCTCTGTCCACCGTAGGCAGTCCTCCCCTTCCTTCAAACCTTGACATGATTCCAACCTTTTAAAGAATTCAACTAATCTACAAACTTCCCAGTCATTTAAATTCCTTCCGAGAGATAGATCCCAACCTTGGGGAGACCACATTTCAGCCACTGTTCTGTCTTTATGTAGTGCCAAGTCAAAGATGTCAGGGAAGATCTCTGACAAATTTTGATTACCAAGCCATCTATCTTTCCAGAATTGTGTCCTGACACCATTGTGTACTGTTATAGTAGTATGATTCCTTAGGAAAGGCCACCAGTTCCTAATTGATCTCCAAACAGTAACACCATAGGGATTGGTTGCTTCCTTGGTGACCCATGAATCCATCTCTCCGTACTTTAGTTTAATCACCTTGCTCCACATTGAGTGTGGTTCATGAGCATATCTCCACAACCATTTCAGCTTTAGAGCCTTGCTTTGGTTCTTCAAATTTTTGATGCCTAATCCTCCTTGTTTTTTTCCCGTGATCATAACTTTCCATTTTACCAGATGGTATccctttcttttcttgtttccTTTCCAGAAAAAATCCCTTCTTAGTATATCCAATCTCTGTACTACTCCTGCAGGTATTGGGAACAAAGTTAGCATGTACGTAGGAAGGGCATCCAAGACTACATTTATCAAAGTGAGCCTGCCCCCCTTTGATAAATATTGTGCTTTCCATCTGACCAACTTCTTCTCACATTTCTCCTAGACAGAATTCCAAATTTCTTTGGACTGTGATTTTGCTCCCAATGGCATCCCCAGGTATATAGCAGGTAGTGCTCCCACCTCGCCTCCTAGCACTGAGGCCAAAAGCTCCATATTAGAGACCATGTTTATGGGGTATAAATGGCTCTATGCTactatgtttttggtgtaatcaattATACTCAAATGATACTATCTCCATAATTGATGTACTAGACTCAATTTAGTAAAAGATAGTAGAATTTGAAGTACATGTTGTAAATACTGACCAGTACAGTTTTTGTACTGACTTTTGAGGAATAGACAaagtttcaaataaaaaaatataaagttacTAAAAGGCTCATACCTATCCTTTTGTTTTGTTGGATtactttccttttccttcttgTTAATTCTTTCCTGTAATGGTTTCatgtgattttataaaatataatttgttcaaCCTGTAATCGAATAGAAGTTCATTTCTTATTCCAATAGATAAGCAAGATATAAATACAATATACTAGGTGCTAATttaggaaagaaaataaagagggattCCTACAAATCTGCTAGCTAATTATGAAGGATTCCTACAGATCTACTAGCTAAAAATATGCCTATGTATACTAGTAAAATGATGTCTATATACATTTtgtaacactccccctcaagttggagcaTAGATATTAACCATGCCCAACTTGTTGCAAAGGTAATCGACTCGAGTTCCATTTACCGCCTTCGTAAGCAANTaaccttcaaaaaaaaatatgaacctggaaggaaaaaaaagtgtTCTCCAAACAGTGTTTCAACACCAAACAAAACTTGGGGTACGCCAGAAAGGATGATCTGCCTCCTACTGTGGCAGTGACACAAATTGGCCACTTTGAAAGTGATCGATTTGAAATCTGAGCTTGTTTCTGTAAGACAACAAAACGAGATCGAGCTGCCTTTCGAAATAGAGAGAAAACAGGATCAAGGAGCCTAtaggctttgataccatgtaatCGAATAGAAGTTCATTTCTTATTCCAATAGATAAGCAAGATATAAATACAATATACTAGGTGCTAATttaggaaagaaaataaagagggattCCTACAAATCTGCTAGCTAATTATGAAGGATTCCTACAGATCTACTAGCTAAAAATATGCCTATGTATACTAGTAAAATGATGTCTATATACATTTTGTAACAAGTATTAAAGAAACAATGGCATAATAATAATTGGAGTCTGATTACATCTAAGACGTTCCAAACAAATAGATCTTGCTTGGATCAAGTCCTTGTACATTTTTATTCCCAATTTATTGGCATCATAATATACAAATTCTTGCATCCTGGTGCAGGAGAGAAATGAGAGGCTATTCTACAAGCTTCTTATGGAAAACGTGGAAGAGCTTCTCCCGGTAGTTTATACTCCAACAGTAGGTGAAGCATGCCAGAAGTATGGTAGCATCTTCAGACGACCTCAAGGCCTTTTTATCAGCTTGAAAGAAAAGTATGTGTTTGGAATTCAAcagataattttcaaattagtggcccaagtttttttttattacatttgGATCTGATTTGTTATAGCCATTTGCAGAGGCAAAATTCTTGAGGTATTAAAGAATTGGCCTGAGAAGAAAATTCAAGTTATTGTTGTAACTGATGGAGAACGAATATTAGGCCTTGGAGACCTAGGTTGCCAGGTATGTTCTATATGGACTTCACACTAATTTTTGGAATCATGTTAGGTGAATTCCAAGGAAAAACAGAAAACTAATCATCTGTTTGTTTAACTGATGTTCCCAGTTTCTCTATGcaccaatatatattttaaagcaTATCTATGACATATCTGCCCACATATTTCTCTTAGGTATCTAAAGACATATTAATGACAATCAATTCATCTTGACAGGGAATGGGGATACCAGTAGGGAAACTCTCTTTATACACCGCTCTTGGAGGCATTCGGCCGTCATCTGTAAGTTTCTGTAGGGAAAATGTAACAGTTGTTAGAAATGGACATGATGCCTTTCTTTCACAAATAGTATTGTATCTCATTGATGTTCGGTGAACTCAATCAAATCTTACATCTGCCAAAATGCTAAATAATCATATGGTCTGAGACTGTGTTATCTGACTGTTTTCTGCACATTGTTTTGCATAGAAACCTGCAAATAGCACATGTTACTTTATAGTTGCCCAGCTACTTGGCACTTGAAAAGCATTAGTTAGCATTATCAGTCAGGCAGAGCCTTATCTACTTGCTTTTACCTCCACCTAACCAATGGAGAAAAATCGGTAGATTAATTATCCTTTCTTCCTTTGCAGTGCTTGCCAGTAACCATTGATGTGGGTACAAACAATGAGAAATTGTTAAAAGATGAATTTTACATTGGGCTCAGACAAAGAAGAGCTAGAGGACAGGTTCACCATTTTTATTTCCTACAATGCTAGGTCATAGAGTACATTTCGTAGAAGGTTGTATATGTTTTTAACTTTCTTCTTTTGATGGTTCGTCCACATTCAGGAATATGCTGAACTCTTGGATGAATTTATGTCTGCTGTCAAGCAAACTTACGGAGAGAAAGTGCTCATT is part of the Solanum stenotomum isolate F172 unplaced genomic scaffold, ASM1918654v1 scaffold15150, whole genome shotgun sequence genome and harbors:
- the LOC125850212 gene encoding NADP-dependent malic enzyme-like — its product is ILVQERNERLFYKLLMENVEELLPVVYTPTVGEACQKYGSIFRRPQGLFISLKEKGKILEVLKNWPEKKIQVIVVTDGERILGLGDLGCQGMGIPVGKLSLYTALGGIRPSSCLPVTIDVGTNNEKLLKDEFYIGLRQRRARGQEYAELLDEFMSAVKQTYGEKVLIQFEDFANHNAFDLLAKYGTSHLVFNDDIQGTASVVLAGIMAALNLVGGNLAQHKFLFLGAGEAGTGIAELIALEMSKQTGAPLEETRKRTWMVDSKGLIVRSRMES